A stretch of Apis cerana isolate GH-2021 linkage group LG1, AcerK_1.0, whole genome shotgun sequence DNA encodes these proteins:
- the LOC107999827 gene encoding uncharacterized protein LOC107999827, translating into MMKFALVILVALAVSNPLEAYKVPSIGSGALANELQKFIDLIPLEKINAIISVYKKEDAEFQELLKYLQSSEFKLLVAEIEGFPEFIDILNYEQRAGLDAYYLVNEVNEYLHLSKLTPPFSRAKTSGIRGFLDEVEALIPLDKLKNLYQDRLKNSAVFAEFINKLKSPTAQSLLNKLCASKNFNNFLSKAKSHGVHLDVVKKHLKNVLGLNAPCIN; encoded by the exons ATG ATGAAATTCGCTTTGGTAATTTTGGTCGCCTTGGCTGTATCTAATCCTTTGGAGGCCTACAAAGTCCCAAGCATTGGAAGTGGTGCCCTTGCTAATGAATTGCAAAAATTCATTGATCTTATTCCCTTAGAGAAAATTAACGCAATCATCAGCGtttacaaaaaagaagatgCTGAATTCCAAGAATTGCTCAAATACCTTCAATCATcagaatttaaacttttagTTGCTGAGATAGAAGGTTTTCCTGAATTCATTGATATACTGAATTATGAACAACGTGCCGGTCTTGATGCATACTATTTAGTCAATGAAGTCaatgaatatttacatttgtCGAAGCTCACACCACCATTCTCCCGTGCCAAAACATCTGGAATCCGTGGTTTTCTCGATGAAGTAGAAGCTTTGATACCTTTGGACAAGCTTAAGAATCTATACCAGGACAGATTAAAGAACTCCGCCGTGTTCGCTGAATTTATCAACAAATTGAAATCGCCCACTGCTCAATCACTTCTCAACAAACTTTGCGCTAGCAAGAATTTCAATAACTTTTTGTCGAAAGCCAAGAGTCACGGTGTTCATCTCGATGTTGTAAAGAAACacttaaaaaatgttttaggCCTTAATGCCCCCTGCATCAACTAA
- the LOC107999825 gene encoding protein G12-like has product MMKFALTILAILAVISPLEAFTVPRTGNGALADELQKFVDLIPIKEIIEIVHRYKTQDIEFQQVLEYFQSYEFKTLITEIESIPEWIHILNYAQSAGLDAYYLVNKVNEYLHLPSLKPSSHATRNIGGIRGFLDEVEAVVPTDQLKSLYLERVANSAVFADFNRMLGSPIAQTLVNKLCASINFNNFLTKAKNYGVRLDIIRVDMEERLGLTVPC; this is encoded by the exons ATG ATGAAATTCGCTTTGACTATTTTGGCCATTCTTGCCGTAATCAGCCCTCTGGAGGCTTTCACAGTTCCACGCACTGGAAACGGTGCTCTTGCTGacgaattgcaaaaatttgttGACCTAATtcctataaaagaaattatcgaaattgttCACCGATACAAAACACAAGATATTGAATTCCAACAAGTACTCGAGTACTTCCAATCATATGAGTTCAAAACCTTGATCACTGAAATTGAAAGTATTCCTGAATGGATTCATATTCTAAACTACGCACAGAGCGCTGGTCTCGATGCATATTACCTGGTCAATAAAGTCAATGAATATTTACACTTGCCATCGCTCAAACCAAGTTCCCATGCTACCAGAAATATTGGTGGAATCCGTGGTTTCCTCGATGAAGTCGAAGCTGTGGTACCTACAGACCAGCTCAAGTCCCTCTACCTGGAGAGAGTGGCTAACTCTGCTGTTTTCGCAGACTTTAACAGGATGTTGGGATCTCCTATCGCTCAAACTCTCGTCAATAAGCTCTGCGCAAGCATAAACTTTAACAACTTCTTGACGAAGGCCAAAAATTACGGTGTCCGTCTTGATATTATAAGGGTAGACATGGAAGAACGTTTGGGTCTCACAGTTCCttgttaa